The sequence CGGGAGAATAAGGTGGGATATGAATGATGGTAAGGTTCTCAAATTCATCTGCAAGATAGCTCTGGTGCCAACTCGCTTGATCCATGATCACAACAGCATGCTTGCCATCTGGTGTGGCTTGAGAAATTAATCTGAGTTGCTCTTTCATTGCTTCCATATTGCTCAGGGGAACCACTATCGCTTCAGCTTCTCCTGTCGTGACACATACTGCTCCGAAAAGGTATGCATACTCAAACTGCTGTTGTTGTACTACTCTAGGACGCGTACCTTTCTCTGCCCATATTCGCGTTGTTGTATTGCGTTGACCAAATCTAGCCTCATCTTGAAACCATATTTGAACATCTTTTAAGGCGACATGGCCAGGGATCTTAAGGATCGTTTCGATTGGGAATTTTTTTAAAAGCTTCTTGAGCTTCAACTGACTGCTTAGGATGTTTGGAACGAGTAGTAATCCAACTCAAGCCTATGTCATGTAATAACTGATAGAGCGCCGACTTTTTATATGATGTACTGAAATTGCTTTCTATATAGAGCCCAATGTCTTTTGCTTGAAGGCGACCGCCACTCTCATTTACGGCATATTCGATAACATACTCTTTGAGTTGTGATTTTTGCTCGTCTGTTAGGCGATGAGGTCTACCAGTGTGTGGTTTCTCTTGAAGTCCTTCAAGACCATTGTCGAGATATGCTTTGACCCATTTATTGACGCTTACTCTGCTAACTTTAAGGTACTTAGCTATTTGAGTGCGACTTTTACCGTCAACAAAATGAGAAACGGCTAAATAACGCATTCTAAGTCGAGCGTTGGATGTGGAATTAATCAGACTCGGAAAATCATGCTTCATAAGGACTCCTTTAAGAGTCCATTATTAGATCATAAAATTAACGGAATTGGTATTATTGGCCAGAATATATTGCTTTCAAACCAAATTGATAGGTACAAAAAAAGGCCTCAGTCTTTCGACTAAGGCCTTAATTATGGCAGGGGTGGAGAGATTCGAACTCCCAACACGCGGATTTGGAATCCGCTGCTCTGCCAATTGGAGCTACACCCCTAAAACTGTGATCTAAACCTAATTTTTATTAAGGTTCAGATTCAGAAAAACCCCGCAAAGCGAGGTTCTCTAAAATAAGTGGCGGAGTGGACGGGACTCGAACCCGCGACCCCCGGCGTGACAGGCCGGTATTCTAACCAACTGAACTACCACTCCGCACCAATTTGTTATCTCATTGAAGTCTTATCTGGATGCTTCAATTCGATGTAATTTAAAGCCTGGCGATGTCCTACTCTCACATGGGGAAGCCCCACACTACCATCGGCGCTATTGTGTTTCACTTCTGAGTTCGGCATGGAATCAGGTGGGTCCACAATGCTATGGTCGCCAAGCAAATTCTTTTTTACTTCCAGCTTTAAAAAGCTAGAGGTAAATAATTCGGAAAACTGTTATTTAAAAGTTATGTCACACATTCAAAGTTCTTTCTTCGAGTCCACAAAACCCCTTGGGTGTTGTATGGTTAAGCCTCACGGGCAATTAGTACAGGTTAGCTCAATGCCTCGCAGCACTTACACACCCTGCCTATCAACGTTCTAGTCTCGAACAACCCTTTAGGACACTTAAAGTGCCAGGGAAGACTCATCTCAGGGCTCGCTTCGCGCTTAGATGCTTTCAGCGCTTATCG is a genomic window of Vibrio neonatus containing:
- a CDS encoding IS630 family transposase (programmed frameshift); translation: MKHDFPSLINSTSNARLRMRYLAVSHFVDGKSRTQIAKYLKVSRVSVNKWVKAYLDNGLEGLQEKPHTGRPHRLTDEQKSQLKEYVIEYAVNESGGRLQAKDIGLYIESNFSTSYKKSALYQLLHDIGLSWITTRSKHPKQSVEAQEAFKKIFPIETILKIPGHVALKDVQIWFQDEARFGQRNTTTRIWAEKGTRPRVVQQQQFEYAYLFGAVCVTTGEAEAIVVPLSNMEAMKEQLRLISQATPDGKHAVVIMDQASWHQSYLADEFENLTIIHIPPYSPELNPIEQVWSWLRQNEVANRCFENYDDIVETICRAWNRFCEDKSRVISLCFRDWLNLIS